A genomic stretch from bacterium includes:
- a CDS encoding type II toxin-antitoxin system HicB family antitoxin, giving the protein MKDYHINIFFCEEDGGYIADIPDLEACSAFGKSPAEALEQVQIAKAAWLKAARSLRKPIPRPKYRPAIYQVG; this is encoded by the coding sequence ATGAAGGATTACCACATCAACATCTTTTTCTGCGAAGAGGACGGCGGGTATATCGCCGATATCCCGGACCTTGAGGCCTGTTCGGCCTTCGGAAAATCTCCGGCGGAAGCTCTCGAACAGGTCCAGATCGCCAAAGCCGCCTGGTTGAAGGCCGCTCGGTCCCTCCGCAAGCCGATTCCGCGCCCGAAATATCGTCCGGCCATCTACCAGGTCGGGTAA
- a CDS encoding helix-turn-helix domain-containing protein — MELKPIRTKADYKEALETITSLLDAPVGSREAGTLEVLSLLVEAYEEEHHPIGPPDPIEAIKFRMQQMGLTRRDLEPYIGSRARVSEVLNRKRPLSVEMIRRLNAGLGIPAEILIQPYKAGRAA, encoded by the coding sequence ATGGAACTGAAACCGATTCGCACAAAGGCCGATTACAAAGAAGCGCTTGAAACGATCACTTCCCTCCTTGATGCGCCCGTTGGGTCGCGGGAGGCGGGGACACTCGAAGTTCTTTCCCTGCTCGTGGAGGCGTACGAAGAGGAGCACCATCCGATCGGCCCGCCGGACCCCATCGAGGCGATCAAATTCCGGATGCAGCAGATGGGGCTTACACGGCGAGATCTGGAACCGTATATCGGGAGCCGAGCCCGCGTCTCGGAAGTACTGAACCGCAAGCGCCCTTTGTCCGTGGAAATGATCCGCCGGCTGAACGCCGGCTTGGGAATTCCGGCGGAGATTCTTATCCAGCCATATAAGGCAGGTCGCGCCGCGTAA
- a CDS encoding aldehyde dehydrogenase family protein, with protein sequence MAKAHRLYIDGKWENGKATMPVIDKFTGETIGTVPLASRETVDRAIAAARAAFPAWSRTPAHKRYKILTRACELLEKHKEEIAAIICREAGKAWKYSVGEVSRSIETFRFSAEESKRIHGETVPMDASAAGEGRVGFWLRCPVGVVGAITPFNFPLNLVAHKVGPALAVGNTLVLKPASTTPLTAIRLAEILEEAGVPAGVFNVVVGSGGTVGEWLTVDPRVAKITFTGSPPVGEQIIRKAGLKKVTMELGNNSGTIIEPDADLGAAVPRCVMSSFANSGQVCISLQRLYVHKAVAAEFTKRFVEETKKLKVGNPLEKDCDVGPMIEEKEAIRAEAWVKEAVKEGAKVLVGGKREGRVMQPTVLVNVRSEMKVMCQEAFAPLVSIYEYESFEDAVRMVEDSPYGLQAGVYTNDLKKAMYAVDRINVGGVMINDTSIFRVDHMPYGGNKLSGLGREGVRFACEEMTSIKMVMIKP encoded by the coding sequence ATGGCGAAGGCGCACCGGCTGTACATCGACGGGAAGTGGGAAAACGGCAAGGCAACCATGCCGGTGATCGACAAGTTTACCGGCGAGACTATCGGGACCGTCCCTCTCGCATCGAGGGAAACGGTCGACCGGGCGATCGCGGCCGCGCGCGCCGCGTTCCCGGCGTGGTCGAGAACCCCCGCCCACAAGCGGTACAAGATCCTGACCAGGGCGTGCGAACTCCTCGAGAAGCACAAGGAGGAGATCGCCGCGATCATCTGCCGCGAGGCGGGGAAGGCTTGGAAATACTCCGTCGGCGAGGTCTCCCGGTCGATCGAGACGTTCCGTTTCTCCGCGGAGGAGTCCAAGCGGATCCACGGCGAGACGGTGCCGATGGACGCCAGCGCCGCCGGCGAGGGCCGGGTGGGGTTCTGGCTCCGCTGCCCCGTGGGGGTGGTCGGAGCGATCACGCCGTTCAACTTCCCGCTGAACCTCGTCGCCCACAAGGTCGGGCCGGCGTTGGCGGTCGGGAACACGCTGGTCCTCAAACCCGCCTCCACCACGCCGCTGACGGCGATCCGGCTGGCGGAGATCCTCGAGGAAGCCGGGGTCCCGGCGGGGGTTTTCAACGTGGTCGTGGGATCCGGCGGCACGGTCGGCGAATGGTTGACCGTCGACCCGCGGGTCGCGAAGATCACCTTTACCGGGTCGCCCCCCGTGGGGGAGCAGATCATCCGCAAGGCGGGACTGAAGAAAGTGACGATGGAGCTGGGAAACAACTCCGGCACGATCATCGAGCCGGACGCGGACCTCGGGGCGGCGGTCCCCCGGTGCGTGATGAGTTCCTTCGCCAACTCCGGCCAGGTGTGCATCTCCCTGCAGCGGCTCTACGTCCACAAGGCCGTCGCGGCGGAGTTCACGAAGCGGTTCGTCGAGGAGACGAAGAAGCTGAAAGTGGGCAACCCGCTGGAGAAGGATTGCGACGTGGGTCCGATGATCGAGGAGAAAGAGGCGATCCGGGCGGAGGCGTGGGTGAAGGAGGCGGTCAAGGAGGGGGCGAAGGTGCTGGTCGGCGGAAAGCGCGAAGGTCGTGTGATGCAGCCCACGGTGCTGGTGAACGTGCGCTCCGAGATGAAGGTGATGTGCCAGGAGGCGTTCGCCCCGCTGGTCTCCATCTACGAGTACGAGTCGTTCGAGGACGCGGTCAGGATGGTGGAGGATTCCCCGTACGGCCTGCAGGCGGGGGTCTACACCAACGACCTCAAGAAGGCGATGTACGCCGTGGACCGGATCAACGTCGGAGGGGTGATGATCAACGACACCTCCATCTTCCGCGTGGACCACATGCCCTACGGAGGCAACAAGTTGAGCGGACTCGGCCGCGAGGGCGTGCGCTTCGCCTGCGAGGAGATGACCAGCATCAAGATGGTGATGATCAAGCCGTAA
- a CDS encoding Eco57I restriction-modification methylase domain-containing protein has translation MTAPGEIIELVERFDRNRDAYRSPSYNETQLRREFLDPFFTALGWDIDNRAGWAEAYKEVIHEDAIKIGGFTKAPDYCFRVGGNRKFFVEAKKPAVDIRQDTSPAFQLRRYAWSAKLPLSVLTDFEEFAVYDCRIKPSAADKASAGRIRYFTYAEYSEKWGEIASVFSKDAVLKGSFDKYAETTRSRRGTAEVDAAFLQEIETWRDLLARNLAIRNPRLSQRELNFGVQRTIDRIIFLRICEDRGIEPEGRLLGLTNAPGIYGRLLELYRKADERYNSGLFHFRQEKGRAEEFDRLTPGLTIEDKVLKDILKNLYYPDSPYEFSVLPADILGQVYEQFLGKVIRLTAGHQAKVEDKPEVKKAGGVFYTPTFIVEYIVRNTVGRLLEGKTPKEAEKITILDPACGSGSFLLGAYQLLLDWHRDWYVNHGKEKFATGKRPALYQGMGWEWRLTTAERKRILTNNIFGVDIDPQAVETTKLSLLLKVLEGESEQTLSSQFKLFHERALPDLGGNIKCGNSLIGSDFYQGASGVLPMFGEEERLRINVFDWEKEFPRIFSGDNPGFDVVIGNPPYIRIQALKEWAPLEVEFYKKRYVSAGKGNYDIYVVFVEKGLSLLNGKGRLGYILPHKFFNAQYGEPLRGLISKGKHLAEVVHFGDRQVFNGATTYTCLMFLDKAGAEACKFEKVENLDAWRAARLVNVLDPEPTIPASIVGGIPTNTIGPTEWNFTVGEGALLFEKLREMPVKLGDMADIFVGLQTSADDVFIMDLVKDLGSTLRLRSKSLDSEWDIEKGIVFPLVSGTDVKRYSVLPERQYVLFPYRLDRGSATLIEYESLSKSYPNGASYLSRNKHRLEDRERGRFKDNNWHRFGRNQNVGIQDREKLCVPRLVTQLFAAYDVKGTHFLDNVDVGGITLVDKYRKQGFPYLLGLLNSKLLGWYFPFVSAPFRGGWRSANRQFLSQLPIRTINFSERADKARHDRMVALVESMLSRNKQLAAANTGHEKTALQRQIDATDRQIDQLVYELYGLTDDEISIVEGAAGPRK, from the coding sequence ATGACTGCCCCGGGGGAGATCATTGAACTCGTCGAGCGGTTCGACCGCAACCGCGACGCGTACCGTTCACCCTCCTACAACGAAACACAACTTCGAAGAGAGTTCCTCGACCCGTTTTTCACGGCGCTGGGGTGGGACATCGACAACCGGGCCGGGTGGGCGGAGGCGTACAAGGAAGTCATCCATGAAGACGCCATCAAGATCGGCGGCTTCACGAAAGCTCCCGACTACTGTTTTCGCGTCGGAGGAAACCGGAAGTTCTTCGTCGAGGCGAAAAAACCCGCCGTCGACATCCGGCAGGACACAAGTCCCGCCTTCCAGCTCAGGCGGTACGCCTGGTCCGCCAAGCTTCCGCTGAGCGTTCTCACCGATTTCGAGGAGTTCGCCGTCTACGACTGCCGCATCAAGCCGTCGGCGGCGGACAAGGCATCGGCGGGCCGCATCCGGTATTTCACCTATGCCGAATACTCCGAAAAGTGGGGGGAAATCGCATCCGTCTTCTCGAAGGATGCGGTCCTCAAAGGATCGTTCGACAAGTACGCGGAGACGACCCGGTCCAGGAGAGGCACCGCGGAAGTCGACGCGGCGTTCCTTCAGGAAATCGAGACGTGGCGCGACCTGCTGGCGCGCAACCTGGCGATCCGGAATCCGCGGCTGTCGCAGCGGGAGCTGAACTTCGGCGTCCAGCGTACGATCGACCGGATCATTTTCCTGAGGATCTGCGAAGACCGTGGCATCGAGCCGGAAGGGCGTCTCCTCGGGCTGACCAACGCTCCGGGGATCTACGGGCGGCTCCTCGAACTGTACCGGAAGGCGGACGAGAGGTATAACTCGGGACTGTTCCACTTCCGGCAGGAGAAAGGGCGTGCGGAGGAGTTCGACCGGCTTACCCCCGGTCTGACGATCGAGGACAAGGTACTCAAGGACATTCTCAAAAACCTGTACTACCCCGACAGCCCGTACGAGTTCTCCGTCCTCCCCGCCGACATCCTCGGCCAGGTGTACGAGCAGTTCCTCGGCAAGGTGATCCGCCTGACGGCCGGACACCAGGCCAAGGTCGAGGACAAGCCCGAGGTGAAGAAGGCGGGAGGCGTCTTTTACACGCCCACGTTCATCGTGGAATACATCGTCCGGAACACCGTGGGACGCCTGCTGGAAGGGAAGACGCCGAAAGAAGCGGAGAAGATCACGATCCTCGATCCCGCCTGCGGGTCCGGCTCCTTCCTCCTCGGCGCGTATCAGCTCCTTCTCGACTGGCACCGGGACTGGTACGTGAACCATGGGAAGGAGAAATTTGCGACGGGGAAACGTCCCGCCCTGTACCAAGGGATGGGATGGGAGTGGCGGCTAACAACGGCCGAACGGAAGCGCATCCTGACGAACAACATTTTCGGTGTGGACATCGACCCGCAGGCCGTCGAGACGACGAAACTCTCCCTGCTGCTGAAGGTACTTGAAGGAGAATCGGAGCAGACCCTTTCCTCCCAGTTCAAGCTGTTCCATGAGCGCGCTCTTCCCGACCTTGGCGGCAATATCAAGTGCGGCAACTCCCTCATCGGATCCGATTTCTACCAAGGGGCCAGCGGTGTGCTGCCGATGTTCGGTGAGGAGGAGCGGCTCCGGATCAACGTGTTCGACTGGGAGAAGGAGTTTCCTCGAATCTTCAGCGGGGATAATCCCGGGTTCGACGTGGTGATCGGCAACCCGCCGTACATCCGTATCCAGGCGCTCAAGGAGTGGGCCCCGCTGGAAGTGGAGTTCTACAAGAAGCGGTATGTCTCCGCCGGCAAGGGGAATTACGACATCTACGTCGTGTTCGTGGAGAAGGGGCTGTCGCTCCTGAACGGAAAGGGTCGCTTGGGATATATCCTTCCGCACAAATTCTTCAACGCGCAGTACGGTGAACCTCTGCGTGGCCTGATCTCGAAGGGGAAGCACCTGGCGGAAGTCGTCCACTTCGGCGACCGGCAGGTCTTCAACGGGGCAACGACATACACCTGCCTGATGTTCCTGGACAAGGCGGGTGCGGAAGCATGCAAATTTGAGAAGGTGGAAAATCTCGATGCTTGGCGTGCCGCCCGACTGGTAAATGTTCTTGATCCGGAACCGACGATACCGGCATCGATTGTGGGCGGCATTCCGACAAACACGATTGGCCCTACCGAGTGGAACTTCACCGTCGGGGAAGGTGCCCTACTGTTCGAGAAACTGCGCGAAATGCCGGTGAAACTTGGTGACATGGCGGATATCTTTGTTGGTCTTCAGACCAGCGCCGATGACGTGTTTATTATGGATCTGGTCAAGGATCTTGGATCAACTCTACGATTGAGATCAAAATCTCTCGACTCGGAATGGGATATCGAGAAGGGGATCGTATTTCCACTGGTAAGCGGTACAGACGTGAAGCGGTATTCCGTTCTTCCCGAACGGCAGTACGTTCTATTTCCATACAGGCTGGATAGGGGATCCGCAACCCTGATCGAGTACGAGTCATTGTCGAAATCATATCCGAACGGTGCCTCGTACTTGTCCCGAAATAAACATCGACTTGAAGATCGCGAACGAGGGAGGTTTAAAGACAATAACTGGCATCGTTTTGGACGCAACCAAAATGTTGGGATACAGGACCGTGAAAAACTTTGTGTCCCTCGTTTAGTCACCCAATTGTTTGCTGCCTATGACGTCAAAGGCACCCATTTTCTTGATAACGTCGATGTCGGCGGGATCACTCTTGTGGACAAATATCGGAAGCAGGGGTTTCCTTATCTCCTCGGGTTGTTGAATTCTAAACTTCTTGGCTGGTACTTCCCTTTTGTCAGCGCGCCTTTTCGAGGCGGTTGGAGATCCGCCAACCGTCAGTTCCTGTCGCAACTTCCCATCCGTACAATAAATTTCTCCGAGCGCGCCGACAAAGCCCGTCACGACCGGATGGTTGCGCTTGTCGAGTCGATGCTGTCTCGCAACAAGCAACTTGCTGCGGCGAATACCGGCCACGAAAAAACCGCCCTCCAGCGTCAAATCGACGCCACAGACCGCCAGATCGACCAACTCGTGTACGAACTGTACGGCCTGACCGACGATGAAATATCGATCGTGGAAGGCGCGGCCGGGCCACGGAAATGA
- a CDS encoding type II toxin-antitoxin system HigB family toxin — MRIIARKTLKDFWEKHPDAEQPLKGWHAEALHSAWVLSKDIKARYPAASFLAGNRVVFNIKGNKYRLITHVRYDLGRVYIRFIGTLPEYDKVNAATI; from the coding sequence GTGCGGATCATCGCCCGAAAAACGCTCAAGGATTTCTGGGAGAAGCACCCGGACGCAGAACAGCCATTGAAGGGGTGGCACGCGGAAGCGTTGCACTCGGCGTGGGTACTTTCCAAGGACATCAAAGCCCGGTATCCGGCAGCAAGTTTTCTTGCGGGAAACAGGGTGGTGTTCAATATCAAGGGAAACAAGTACCGCTTGATCACTCATGTCCGTTACGATCTGGGTCGTGTGTATATCCGCTTTATCGGGACACTTCCGGAGTACGACAAGGTCAATGCGGCGACCATATGA
- a CDS encoding thiamine pyrophosphate-dependent dehydrogenase E1 component subunit alpha, producing MADAEILLVLRPDGTIDPLTDPGLPDAELLSLYRYMVLLRSIDEKAVALQRSGRIGFFVPSTGQEACSIGAGHAVREGDWIFPAYRDHGVGLMRGYPLAALVGQILGNSADATRGRQMPNHWCDRSIRLVSVSSPVATQLPHAVGAAYAAKVRGERVAVLTTFGDGGTSTGDFHAAMNFTGVFRLPVVFFCENNRYAISHPVERQTATGTLAEKSRAYGLPGVRVDGNDVLAVRKAVGDAMDRARAGEGGTLIEALTYRLGPHSTSDDPTVYRSEEEVTAWREKDPIRRFAAYLKGRGLLEDPAAEEAGAKETVRRAIEAGEGAPPVPLSSMFEDVYADIPWHLAEQRDSLLSGKG from the coding sequence ATGGCGGACGCGGAAATCCTGTTGGTCCTTCGCCCGGACGGAACGATCGACCCTTTGACCGACCCGGGGCTGCCCGATGCGGAGCTGCTCTCCCTCTACCGGTACATGGTGCTCCTGCGGTCGATCGACGAGAAGGCGGTCGCCCTTCAGCGGTCGGGCCGGATCGGCTTCTTCGTCCCGTCGACCGGCCAGGAGGCGTGCTCGATCGGTGCGGGGCACGCCGTCCGCGAGGGGGACTGGATCTTTCCGGCGTACCGGGACCACGGGGTGGGGCTCATGCGGGGGTACCCGCTCGCCGCGCTGGTCGGCCAGATCCTCGGGAACTCGGCGGACGCGACGCGGGGGCGGCAGATGCCGAACCATTGGTGCGACCGTTCCATCCGGCTGGTGTCGGTCTCCTCCCCGGTGGCCACGCAGCTCCCCCATGCCGTCGGGGCGGCATACGCCGCGAAGGTCCGGGGGGAGCGGGTCGCCGTCCTCACCACCTTCGGCGACGGGGGAACCTCCACGGGGGATTTCCACGCGGCGATGAACTTCACCGGGGTCTTCCGGCTGCCGGTCGTCTTCTTCTGCGAAAACAACCGGTACGCGATCTCCCATCCCGTCGAGCGCCAGACGGCGACCGGGACGCTTGCGGAGAAATCCCGGGCGTACGGCCTTCCCGGCGTCCGCGTCGACGGCAACGACGTGTTGGCGGTCCGCAAGGCGGTCGGAGACGCGATGGACCGCGCGCGGGCCGGGGAGGGGGGCACGCTGATCGAAGCGCTCACCTATCGCCTCGGGCCGCACTCGACCTCCGACGACCCGACGGTCTACCGGTCCGAGGAGGAGGTGACGGCCTGGCGGGAGAAGGACCCGATCCGGCGATTCGCCGCGTACCTCAAGGGGCGGGGCCTGCTTGAGGACCCGGCCGCGGAGGAGGCGGGAGCGAAGGAGACCGTGCGCAGGGCGATCGAGGCGGGGGAAGGCGCGCCTCCCGTTCCGCTGTCCAGCATGTTCGAGGATGTCTACGCGGACATTCCGTGGCACCTCGCCGAGCAGCGCGACTCCCTGCTCTCCGGGAAGGGGTGA
- a CDS encoding type II toxin-antitoxin system HicA family toxin yields the protein MKKRKLLQKAVSGSKNLRFNEMTALAESFGFILARTTGSHHIFSHPGIPELINLQEADGMAKPYQVRQFLKLVERYNLELEDEK from the coding sequence ATGAAAAAACGTAAATTGTTGCAGAAGGCCGTCTCAGGCTCGAAAAATCTGCGGTTCAACGAGATGACGGCACTGGCAGAATCGTTCGGATTCATCCTTGCCCGGACCACCGGCAGCCATCATATCTTCTCTCATCCGGGCATCCCGGAATTGATCAACCTGCAGGAGGCGGACGGGATGGCAAAACCGTATCAGGTTCGTCAGTTCCTGAAACTCGTGGAACGGTATAATCTGGAACTGGAGGATGAGAAATGA
- a CDS encoding alpha-ketoacid dehydrogenase subunit beta produces MAEMTLIKAINDAIATEMARDPSVCVLGEDIGRGGGVFRATEGLLRRFGPERVIDTPLNEVGIVGMAIGMAMSGMRPVAEIEFSDFIYPAFDQIVSEMAKMRYRSAGQFTAAVVLRAPSGGGIKGGHYHSQSPEAYYIHTAGLVVVMPSTPADAKGLLSSAIRGEDPVIFLEPKALYRTVKEEVPEGEHLVPLGVGRIVRPGADLTLVAWGGMMPVAAKAAAAAASEGVDVEIIDPRTLWPLDIAMIEESVKRTGRAVVLHEAPRTCGFGAEVSALIQERCFLSLKAPVARVTGFDTPFPYALEKSYLPDPERTLRAIRASMAF; encoded by the coding sequence ATGGCCGAGATGACGCTGATCAAGGCGATCAACGACGCCATCGCGACGGAGATGGCGAGGGACCCGTCGGTCTGCGTCCTCGGGGAGGACATCGGCCGCGGCGGCGGGGTCTTCCGGGCGACGGAAGGGTTGCTCCGCCGGTTCGGACCGGAGCGGGTGATCGACACGCCGCTGAACGAGGTCGGGATCGTCGGCATGGCGATCGGGATGGCGATGAGCGGCATGCGCCCGGTCGCCGAGATCGAGTTCTCCGATTTCATCTACCCGGCGTTCGACCAGATCGTCTCGGAGATGGCAAAGATGCGGTACCGCTCCGCGGGTCAGTTCACGGCGGCGGTGGTCCTTCGCGCCCCTTCGGGTGGCGGGATCAAGGGAGGGCACTACCACTCCCAGAGCCCGGAGGCGTACTACATCCACACCGCGGGACTTGTCGTCGTGATGCCGTCGACGCCGGCCGACGCGAAGGGGCTCCTCTCCTCGGCGATCCGCGGGGAAGACCCCGTGATCTTCCTCGAGCCGAAGGCGCTTTACCGGACCGTGAAAGAGGAGGTGCCGGAAGGGGAGCACCTCGTTCCGCTCGGGGTGGGGCGGATCGTCCGGCCGGGAGCCGACCTGACGCTCGTCGCGTGGGGGGGGATGATGCCGGTCGCCGCGAAGGCGGCCGCCGCCGCCGCATCGGAAGGGGTCGACGTCGAGATCATCGACCCGCGCACCCTGTGGCCGCTGGACATCGCGATGATCGAGGAGTCCGTGAAGCGGACGGGCCGGGCCGTGGTACTGCACGAGGCGCCCCGGACGTGCGGCTTCGGCGCGGAAGTTTCCGCGCTCATCCAGGAACGGTGTTTCCTGAGCCTGAAAGCGCCCGTCGCGCGCGTGACCGGGTTCGACACCCCGTTCCCCTACGCCCTCGAGAAGTCGTACCTGCCGGACCCGGAGAGAACGCTGCGCGCGATCCGCGCGTCGATGGCGTTTTAA
- a CDS encoding 2-oxo acid dehydrogenase subunit E2, whose protein sequence is MPFELKLPDVGEGIAEGEVVRWLVAEGAQVKEDDLLVEILTDKANVELPSPVSGTLLKILASPGQVVKVGETIALIEPEAGKAAPHRIETTSDRPASPPKETPESGRVAPAKGEGAPGGAVLATPVVRKMAKELGVDLGAVRGSGPGGRITEEDVRRATEPEMPAGISAESTSEERVPFKGRRRMIARKMVAAKTRVPHALLVDEADVSGLLAERAKMREIGEREGVRITVLPFIMKAVAGALLRHPALNSSLDEDREEIVLKKRVDVGMAVDAGDGLVVPVVRNADAKSVIELAREIERLSAAAREGTLAPGDLAGGTFTISSVGSIGGLFSYPIINVPEAALLAAHKIVTRPVVRDGEIVPREMMYLSLSFDHRIVDGGEATRFLNEVVRRIEASAI, encoded by the coding sequence ATGCCGTTCGAACTGAAACTGCCCGACGTGGGGGAGGGGATCGCGGAAGGGGAGGTGGTCCGTTGGCTGGTGGCGGAGGGCGCCCAGGTCAAGGAGGACGACCTGCTGGTCGAGATCCTGACCGACAAGGCGAACGTGGAACTTCCCTCGCCGGTGAGCGGGACCCTGCTGAAGATCCTCGCGTCGCCCGGGCAGGTGGTGAAGGTGGGGGAGACGATCGCCCTGATCGAGCCCGAGGCGGGGAAGGCCGCGCCGCATCGAATCGAGACGACGTCCGATCGTCCGGCCTCCCCTCCCAAGGAGACACCGGAATCCGGAAGGGTGGCTCCGGCGAAGGGAGAAGGCGCTCCGGGGGGCGCGGTGCTTGCCACCCCGGTCGTCCGGAAGATGGCGAAGGAGCTCGGGGTGGACCTGGGCGCGGTCCGTGGAAGCGGCCCCGGCGGGCGGATCACCGAGGAGGACGTGCGACGGGCGACGGAGCCGGAGATGCCGGCGGGGATCTCCGCGGAATCGACGTCGGAAGAGCGTGTCCCCTTCAAGGGAAGACGCCGGATGATCGCGCGGAAGATGGTGGCCGCGAAAACCCGCGTTCCCCACGCCCTGCTGGTGGACGAGGCAGACGTCTCGGGTCTCCTTGCCGAGCGCGCAAAGATGCGGGAGATCGGCGAGCGGGAGGGGGTGCGGATCACCGTCCTGCCGTTCATCATGAAGGCGGTCGCCGGGGCGCTCCTGCGACACCCCGCCCTCAACTCCTCTCTGGACGAGGACCGCGAGGAGATCGTCCTCAAGAAGAGGGTCGACGTCGGCATGGCCGTGGACGCCGGGGACGGGTTGGTCGTCCCGGTCGTCCGCAACGCCGACGCAAAATCGGTCATCGAACTGGCCAGGGAGATCGAACGGCTTTCGGCGGCGGCCCGGGAAGGAACCCTCGCCCCCGGGGATCTGGCCGGCGGCACGTTCACGATCTCCAGCGTCGGTTCGATCGGGGGGCTGTTCAGCTACCCCATCATCAACGTCCCGGAGGCGGCCCTCCTGGCGGCGCACAAGATCGTGACCCGGCCCGTGGTCCGCGACGGGGAGATCGTCCCCCGCGAGATGATGTACTTGAGCCTCTCCTTCGATCACCGTATCGTGGACGGCGGAGAGGCGACCCGGTTCCTGAACGAGGTCGTCCGGCGCATCGAGGCGTCGGCGATTTGA
- a CDS encoding CoA transferase produces the protein MALLAGVRVLDLSLQLPGPFCTMMMADYGADVVKIDEPEPRARNPFATEEPGTGPLDRYLNRGKKSVTLNLKSAEGQEIFRNLAATADVVVEGFRPGVVKRLGVGYETLSAANPGLVYCSISGYGQTGPMRDVAGHDVNYLSCAGVLGLSGRPGEPPTLLPVQVGDIYGGSMMAISGILMALLSRQRTGKGAWIDISMTDGSVASLAIPASSLLGEEIPQERGALPLTGMLPCYDTYRCADDGYVSLGSLEPWFWKKLVARLGREEFGNLQYVAGETGEKVRRDLRSIFLGKTRDEWIRLFEGEDVCISPVLSLGEALSHPNTLARRMVVDVESPLGGTDRQLGMPIKIAGEEERAPGRAPLLGEHDDECLAGLGYTEERIAELRAKGVIRKR, from the coding sequence ATGGCGCTGCTCGCCGGGGTCCGGGTGCTGGACCTGTCGCTCCAGCTGCCGGGGCCATTCTGCACGATGATGATGGCGGACTACGGTGCGGACGTCGTGAAGATCGACGAGCCGGAGCCGAGGGCGCGGAACCCGTTCGCGACCGAAGAGCCCGGCACGGGACCGCTCGACCGGTACCTGAACCGCGGGAAGAAGAGCGTAACGCTGAACCTGAAATCCGCCGAGGGGCAGGAGATCTTCCGGAACCTGGCGGCGACCGCCGACGTCGTCGTCGAAGGGTTCCGCCCGGGGGTGGTGAAGCGCCTCGGCGTGGGGTACGAAACGCTGTCGGCGGCGAACCCGGGGCTGGTATACTGCTCGATCTCCGGCTACGGGCAGACGGGGCCGATGCGCGACGTCGCCGGCCACGACGTGAACTACCTCTCCTGCGCCGGGGTCCTGGGCCTTTCCGGGCGGCCGGGGGAGCCGCCGACGTTGCTACCCGTCCAGGTGGGGGATATCTACGGCGGTTCGATGATGGCAATCTCCGGGATCCTGATGGCGCTCCTTTCCCGGCAGCGGACGGGGAAGGGAGCGTGGATCGATATCTCGATGACCGACGGTTCGGTCGCGTCGCTGGCGATCCCCGCCTCCAGTCTCCTGGGGGAGGAAATCCCGCAGGAGCGGGGCGCGCTGCCGCTGACCGGGATGCTCCCCTGCTACGATACATACAGGTGCGCGGACGACGGGTACGTGAGCCTCGGAAGTCTGGAGCCGTGGTTCTGGAAAAAGCTCGTCGCCCGCCTGGGGCGGGAAGAGTTCGGCAACCTCCAGTACGTGGCGGGGGAAACGGGCGAGAAGGTACGGAGGGATCTCCGGTCGATCTTCCTCGGAAAGACCCGGGACGAATGGATCCGTCTCTTCGAGGGGGAGGACGTCTGCATCTCCCCCGTCCTGTCGCTCGGGGAAGCGTTGAGTCACCCGAACACCCTTGCGCGCCGCATGGTCGTCGATGTGGAGTCCCCCCTCGGGGGAACCGATCGCCAGCTCGGGATGCCGATCAAGATCGCGGGGGAGGAAGAGCGGGCTCCCGGGAGGGCTCCGCTTCTCGGCGAACACGACGACGAATGCCTGGCCGGGCTGGGGTACACGGAGGAACGGATCGCCGAGCTTCGCGCGAAGGGCGTGATCCGGAAGCGGTGA